A DNA window from Methylobacterium sp. NMS14P contains the following coding sequences:
- a CDS encoding response regulator produces the protein MHLLIVDDHPLFRDALAATIRLAHPDAVLHEADGIEAACAVLAANRSIDLTLLDLSMRGVTGFDGLITIRASFPRIPILIVSGHEDPRIVREALQHGAAGFVPKAMDKATLTRAITEVMSGALFLPPGLAEASAPAPRSKKAPLPERLARLTPQQLRVLMMIRQGKLNKQIAHELQVGDSTVKAHVSEILRKLEVISRTQIVIDTASLDFDQIHNTHPA, from the coding sequence GTGCATCTCCTGATCGTCGACGACCACCCGCTGTTCCGCGACGCCCTGGCGGCCACGATCCGCCTCGCGCATCCCGACGCGGTCCTGCACGAGGCCGACGGGATCGAGGCGGCCTGCGCGGTGCTGGCGGCCAATCGCAGCATCGACCTGACGCTCCTCGACCTGTCGATGCGGGGCGTCACCGGCTTCGACGGGCTGATCACGATCCGGGCGAGCTTCCCGCGGATCCCGATCCTGATCGTCTCCGGCCACGAGGATCCGCGCATCGTCCGCGAGGCCCTGCAGCACGGCGCGGCCGGCTTCGTGCCGAAGGCCATGGACAAGGCGACGCTCACCCGGGCGATCACCGAGGTGATGAGCGGGGCGCTGTTCCTGCCGCCGGGGCTGGCCGAGGCGAGCGCGCCCGCGCCGCGGAGCAAGAAGGCACCGCTGCCGGAGCGCCTCGCCCGGCTGACGCCGCAGCAGCTGCGGGTGCTGATGATGATCCGCCAGGGCAAGCTCAACAAGCAGATCGCCCACGAGCTCCAGGTCGGCGACTCGACCGTGAAGGCCCACGTCTCCGAGATCCTGCGCAAGCTCGAGGTCATCAGCCGGACGCAGATCGTGATCGACACCGCGTCCCTCGATTTCGACCAGATCCACAACACGCATCCGGCGTGA